A window of Spirochaetota bacterium genomic DNA:
TTGAGAGTGTATTTATCTTAACGGGAAGCACTACAGTATCATCCTAATATCCCCCCCCTTAAATTGAAAAATTTCTGATATTTTCAATACAGCAAACACTTCTTCAAAACCTCATATATCAAGGAATTCTTGAGATAACTTATTTAAAATTAATTATTCGATAATTCATTTTGTTTATATTCTCACATAGCTGAGACGATTGAAATTTTTTTTTGTTGACTTAGATAAACTCTGATGCAAATTGATGCTATTATATATTTGAAATAAATACAAAATAGTATTATATTATCGTTGTGGCTTTGTTTCGATAATTTTTTTGACTACCATTGGAGGATTAAAGTGCCAACTTATGAGTATGAGTGCAAAATGTGTAAACATAGATTTGATGTATTCCAGTCTATGAAGGATGAGCCTGTTAAGAAGTGTGAACGATGCGGCAATGAGGTTAGGAGGTTGTTTGGAGCTGGTGCAGGTATTATATTTAAGGGTTCAGGCTTCTATGTGAATGACTATAAAAAAAATGATTCTCAAAAGGAGAAAAAAACTATTAAGAGTGATAATAAAGTGGAGGCAGATCCCAAACCTGCCAACACCACAAAAAAGGAGCGCAGCGCATAGTCTATTTTTTTATTAATTGGGATCTTTTCTGATTGTATAGCGTTAGAAGATATTTCTCAATAACAATTAAAGCTTTGCTGGGCATGATTTCATTCTTAACTTTATAACCGAGTAAAGAATCCACAAAATTTCTAATAATTTCCGGAGACTTAACAATACTTGGAGATAATAGAAGATATTCCATATCAGACATCAACAGATTTTGACTCCTTTTAGGATATAAAACACTTCTTGCATTATAAATAGGAACAACAATCTTGACATTATGATCTCTCAACTCATTTATGATTTTATCTATCAATGCATCATTTTCTGGCGTTATTTCAATTAGATCGGAAAGGGGAATAATAGGGGCATTTTTATTAAGAGCTTTTTTGTAGACATGATTTGCCTCTTTAGACATCTCTTTAACGGGTTTAGCAGTCTGGTGAGTGAGTGTTTTATCTATTTTTTTATCCTTCTTCTTAAATAATGAACTAAAAAATTGAATTATTACCCTCAGTATTGACCTTCTCTTTTTCTGTTCAGTGAACTTCTTCTCATAATCATCCTTAATAGCTAACTTCTTTTTGTAGTCTCCATACTCTTCTACTATCTTTTGCAGGATATCGACCTTATTGTAATTTATGCTCAAAATGGACTGTATTTTCTCCTCTGTTGAGAGCAGATTGATTGCCAGCTTGTAAAACACTTCCATTTGGAAATGTTTTTTCTGCTTTTCATAATGAGATAAATTTGCTAACTTTTCAGGCTGATATAGAATTAACTGATTGAGTTCTGAAATTACGTTATAAAATTTCGTTCCATCAATATAGTAGGTTTCTCCATCATCATGGAAAAAAGATAATATCCTGTTGTGTCTAAGATTCTCTTCTGTTGCCCATTTCTTTACGAGTTCATGATTGAGTTCAGTAATTACGTTACAAATATCCGTTTCTGAGCAAAACACCTGTTCCCGAATAAACTTAATAATGTCTTCATTATGAGTCTGCACTGGATCTAAAATCTTATCTACCTTTAACAGACAACTCACCAATGAACGAATGTTCTTTACTTCAATTAAATCTTTTTCTGATAATGTGGTTGAGAGATCATCTAAAAGAATGCTAAATAGATAATCTATCTTAGAATCCCTATAGTGGGTGAAATCAGCATTCAATAATCCAAATTTCTTTAATTCTCTTCTAACGGATTCAGAGTAGTATGAAATTATTTCCCTAAGCTTATTTAGGTTCAATGATTCTTTTACAGCATTATAATTTTCAGAACAAAAACAATAATCTTCCGCCTGTTCAATCTTGTTTTCATTGATATTATAGTTCTTATACACAAATATCTGCTTCCCCAATTCAAGCTTAATAATTCTCGATAAATGTGTTTTATTCTTTGTTTTTTGGAGGAGTTTGGAAAGGTTAAATAGTCTATATTTTTTTAATAGTTTTAATAGGTTCTCTAGCGATTTGACATCCCTTATTGAGACAATCTTCTCATAATCCGCATTGTTGAGCATTACAGTATATTCTACAATCTCGTCAACCTTCAACTTTTTTGATGGTTCCTCAACCTGAAATTCAAATGATACAACTGGTTTTACGAAATTGGAATATCTTTTAAATAATAAATCAATAAGATACTCAATGGTTTTGCCCCTTGTTGTAGTAAATGGTATAGAAATATTTCTGGATTTCTTCAACAATTCCAGGTTTGCCATAGGCTTTTCGCCTGAGGGCAGCGACTGTCTCTGGAATGCTAATATCTCATTCAACACCTCGAATATATAGGGCTCGTTTGCTGTCTTTTTATCAAGGAACGTAAAATTATCTCTGGGATCAATTGTATTAATATTTTTCATAATTACATCTTCTCTTATTATATCAATTGTGTATCCATTCCCATTTGAAATCACTTATTCCTTAATGCTTTACGGATTCACCTTTATATTACATAACAATTATAATGACCTAATTATCAATATTTCAAACTTTTTATTTGTAATCAGCATCCCTTAAGCAAGACTATCTCATTGAGTTGATGGAGGAAAAATTTTGTATATCCATCTCCCTTAGCAAGATGTATCACATCTTCCCTAATGTTGGGATAAATCACATCATTTACATTGCTGTCACATTCAAAAATGCAATTACATGATTTAGGACATTATCAATATGCACTTGCTCCTGGTTTCCCGTTTTCATGTCTTTAACAGTGCAACTATCTTCAGCCAACTCACCCTCGCCGATTATTATTGCAAGCCTGGCGTTTTCACGATCAGCTTTCTTAAACTGGGACTTAAATCCCCTAGAACCAGGATCCATATCTACTGATATGTTATGGACCCTAAACATGCCAGCAAGATCAAGAGCGCGTCTATACCCCAAGTCTCCAGAATATACTATGAAAATATCAAGAGAGTCAGCAATTACACTATTATCTTCAATGAGTAGGTTTATCCTTTCAATACCAGCGGCAAATCCAACTGCAGGTGTTGGCTTCCCTCCAAATACTTCCACAAGATTGTCGTATCTTCCCCCTGCAGCGAATGCATTCTGCCCGCCAAGTCTATCACTTACAAACTCGAAGGTCGTTTTTGTGTAGTAGTCAAGACCCCTCACAAGATATGGTTCCTCAATATAGTCTATATTATTCATATTAAGAAGTTCTTTTAACTGATTGTAATGGTTTCTGCAATTATCACATATATAAGATAATATCTTTGGAGCGCCTAGTTTTAAGGATACACACTCCCCCTTCTTACAATCTAAAATCCTTAAAGGATTTCTATCGAACCTCTTCATACAATCATCACAGAGATTATTAACTCGATTCCTGTAGTA
This region includes:
- a CDS encoding FmdB family zinc ribbon protein, with protein sequence MPTYEYECKMCKHRFDVFQSMKDEPVKKCERCGNEVRRLFGAGAGIIFKGSGFYVNDYKKNDSQKEKKTIKSDNKVEADPKPANTTKKERSA
- the hisS gene encoding histidine--tRNA ligase — its product is MMLTSPPGFEDVFPDSVLRWDLITKTVREVFKVYNYKEIIVPVLEYTEVFSRGIGNETDIVSKEMFSFNDRGGRGLTLRPEGTASVVRAYVGNGNYNRLSNSKLFYIGPMFRAERPQKGRLRQFNQFGCESFGSDNPFYDYEIISMMHTISSRLDINDYSLLINSIGCLECRVDYITELKEYYRNRVNNLCDDCMKRFDRNPLRILDCKKGECVSLKLGAPKILSYICDNCRNHYNQLKELLNMNNIDYIEEPYLVRGLDYYTKTTFEFVSDRLGGQNAFAAGGRYDNLVEVFGGKPTPAVGFAAGIERINLLIEDNSVIADSLDIFIVYSGDLGYRRALDLAGMFRVHNISVDMDPGSRGFKSQFKKADRENARLAIIIGEGELAEDSCTVKDMKTGNQEQVHIDNVLNHVIAFLNVTAM